The following are from one region of the Cynocephalus volans isolate mCynVol1 chromosome 17, mCynVol1.pri, whole genome shotgun sequence genome:
- the TSTD2 gene encoding thiosulfate sulfurtransferase/rhodanese-like domain-containing protein 2 isoform X1 translates to MPSSTSPDQGDDPEACVLRFSDLDLKDSSFINPSSSLKAELDGRTKKKYSFAKKKAFALFVKTKEVPAKRSFECKEKWWKCCQQLFMDQSSIHRHVATQHADEIYHQTASILKQLAVTLSTPKSLTSADKKNPLKECLAHSHEVSSWLPDISCFSPDELISGQSSDEGEVLLYYCYRDLEDPHWICAWQTALCQHLHLTGKVRIATEGINGTVGGSKLATRLYVEVMLSSPLFKDYLCKDDFKASKGGPHCFPELRVGVFEEIVPMGISPNKISYKKPGVHLSPGEFHKEVEKFLSQANQEQSDTILLDCRNFYESKIGRFQSCLAPDIRKFSYFPSYVDKNLELFRGKRVLMYCTGGIRCERGSAYLRAKGVCKEVFQLKGGIHKYLEEFPDGFYKGKLFVFDERYALSYNSHVVSECSYCGAQWDQYKLCSTSQCRQLVLTCAACQGKGFTACCATCQDKGNRQSSGLTQDSFKEECECTARRPRIPREFSWHAQHPVRPGPNVGEGGPVLV, encoded by the exons ATGCCTTCTTCCACTTCACCAGACCAAGGAGATGACCCGGAGGCCTGTGTTTTAAGATTTTCTGACTTGGATTTAAAAGATTCAAGTTTTATTAATCCCAGCAGTAGTCTCAAAGCAGAATTAGATggcagaaccaagaagaaatattcatttgcaaagaaaaag GCCTTTGCCCTTTTCGTCAAAACCAAAGAAGTTCCAGCAAAAAGGAGTTttgaatgtaaagaaaaatgGTGGAAATGCTGTCAGCAACTATTTATGGACCAGTCCAGCATCCATAGACATGTGGCAACACAACATGCTGATGAAATTTATCACCAGACTGCTTCTATTTTAAAGCAACTGGCTGTGACATTGAGCACCCCAAAGAGTCTTACATCTGCAGACAAAAAGAACCCTCTAAAAGAGTGCCTTGCCCATAGCCATGAAGTGTCTTCCTGGCTCCCTGATATAAGCTGCTTTAGCCCTGATGAACTGATAAG TGGCCAGAGCAGTGATGAAGGTGAGGTGCTACTGTATTATTGCTACCGTGACCTGGAGGATCCCCATTGGATCTGTGCCTGGCAGACAGCTCTGTGTCAGCATTTGCACCTCACGGGCAAG GTTCGAATTGCTACGGAAGGAATCAATGGGACAGTTGGTGGAAGCAAATTGGCCACCAGACTCTATGTGGAAGTCATGCTTTCCAGCCCATTGTTTAAAGACTATCTGTGTAAGGACGATTTTAAG GCCAGCAAAGGAGGACCTCACTGTTTTCCAGAATTGCGTGTTGGTGTATTTGAAGAAATTGTGCCCATGGGGATCAGCCCCAATAAGATCTCCTACAAGAAGCCTG gAGTCCATTTATCCCCAGGTGAATTTCATAAAGAAGTAGAAAAGTTTTTATCTCAGGCAAATCAAGAACAAAGTGATACTATTCTACTGGATTGCAGAAACTTCTATGAAAGCAAAATA GGACGATTCCAGAGCTGCTTAGCTCCAGATATCAGGAAATTCAGTTACTTCCCTAGCTACGTTGACAAAAATCTGGAACTTTTCAGAGGGAAGAGGGTGCTGATGTACTGCACTGGGGGCATCCGTTGTGAGCGGGGTTCAGCCTACCTCAGAGCCAAG GGAGTGTGCAAGGAAGTGTTCCAGCTCAAGGGTGGCATTCACAAGTACCTGGAAGAGTTTCCTGATGGTTTTTACAAAGGGAAGCTGTTTGTTTTTGATGAGCGTTATGCCCTGTCCTACAACAGTCACGTGGTATCAG aaTGTTCATACTGTGGAGCCCAGTGGGACCAGTATAAACTCTGCTCAACTTCCCAATGCCGCCAGCTTGTTTTGACCTGTGCTGCTTGTCAAGGAAAAGGATTCACAGCCTGTTGTGCCACATGTCAAGACAAAGGGAATAGGCAGTCTTCAGGACTTACTCAGGACAGCTTTAAAGAGGAATGCGAGTGTACAGCTCGACGGCCACGCATTCCTAGGGAATTCTCATGGCATGCACAACACCCTGTGAGGCCAGGGCCCAATGTTGGTGAGGGTGGGCCAGTGCTTGTGTGA
- the TSTD2 gene encoding thiosulfate sulfurtransferase/rhodanese-like domain-containing protein 2 isoform X2, with translation MPSSTSPDQGDDPEACVLRFSDLDLKDSSFINPSSSLKAELDGRTKKKYSFAKKKAFALFVKTKEVPAKRSFECKEKWWKCCQQLFMDQSSIHRHVATQHADEIYHQTASILKQLAVTLSTPKSLTSADKKNPLKECLAHSHEVSSWLPDISCFSPDELISGQSSDEGEVLLYYCYRDLEDPHWICAWQTALCQHLHLTGKASKGGPHCFPELRVGVFEEIVPMGISPNKISYKKPGVHLSPGEFHKEVEKFLSQANQEQSDTILLDCRNFYESKIGRFQSCLAPDIRKFSYFPSYVDKNLELFRGKRVLMYCTGGIRCERGSAYLRAKGVCKEVFQLKGGIHKYLEEFPDGFYKGKLFVFDERYALSYNSHVVSECSYCGAQWDQYKLCSTSQCRQLVLTCAACQGKGFTACCATCQDKGNRQSSGLTQDSFKEECECTARRPRIPREFSWHAQHPVRPGPNVGEGGPVLV, from the exons ATGCCTTCTTCCACTTCACCAGACCAAGGAGATGACCCGGAGGCCTGTGTTTTAAGATTTTCTGACTTGGATTTAAAAGATTCAAGTTTTATTAATCCCAGCAGTAGTCTCAAAGCAGAATTAGATggcagaaccaagaagaaatattcatttgcaaagaaaaag GCCTTTGCCCTTTTCGTCAAAACCAAAGAAGTTCCAGCAAAAAGGAGTTttgaatgtaaagaaaaatgGTGGAAATGCTGTCAGCAACTATTTATGGACCAGTCCAGCATCCATAGACATGTGGCAACACAACATGCTGATGAAATTTATCACCAGACTGCTTCTATTTTAAAGCAACTGGCTGTGACATTGAGCACCCCAAAGAGTCTTACATCTGCAGACAAAAAGAACCCTCTAAAAGAGTGCCTTGCCCATAGCCATGAAGTGTCTTCCTGGCTCCCTGATATAAGCTGCTTTAGCCCTGATGAACTGATAAG TGGCCAGAGCAGTGATGAAGGTGAGGTGCTACTGTATTATTGCTACCGTGACCTGGAGGATCCCCATTGGATCTGTGCCTGGCAGACAGCTCTGTGTCAGCATTTGCACCTCACGGGCAAG GCCAGCAAAGGAGGACCTCACTGTTTTCCAGAATTGCGTGTTGGTGTATTTGAAGAAATTGTGCCCATGGGGATCAGCCCCAATAAGATCTCCTACAAGAAGCCTG gAGTCCATTTATCCCCAGGTGAATTTCATAAAGAAGTAGAAAAGTTTTTATCTCAGGCAAATCAAGAACAAAGTGATACTATTCTACTGGATTGCAGAAACTTCTATGAAAGCAAAATA GGACGATTCCAGAGCTGCTTAGCTCCAGATATCAGGAAATTCAGTTACTTCCCTAGCTACGTTGACAAAAATCTGGAACTTTTCAGAGGGAAGAGGGTGCTGATGTACTGCACTGGGGGCATCCGTTGTGAGCGGGGTTCAGCCTACCTCAGAGCCAAG GGAGTGTGCAAGGAAGTGTTCCAGCTCAAGGGTGGCATTCACAAGTACCTGGAAGAGTTTCCTGATGGTTTTTACAAAGGGAAGCTGTTTGTTTTTGATGAGCGTTATGCCCTGTCCTACAACAGTCACGTGGTATCAG aaTGTTCATACTGTGGAGCCCAGTGGGACCAGTATAAACTCTGCTCAACTTCCCAATGCCGCCAGCTTGTTTTGACCTGTGCTGCTTGTCAAGGAAAAGGATTCACAGCCTGTTGTGCCACATGTCAAGACAAAGGGAATAGGCAGTCTTCAGGACTTACTCAGGACAGCTTTAAAGAGGAATGCGAGTGTACAGCTCGACGGCCACGCATTCCTAGGGAATTCTCATGGCATGCACAACACCCTGTGAGGCCAGGGCCCAATGTTGGTGAGGGTGGGCCAGTGCTTGTGTGA